GCCTGCGTTTTTTCTGCTTGTGCAGCTGTCTCGATCGTTCTGCTTCTCCAAGCAACTGTAAATCTGCATCTGCATTATCCAAGCGCTCAGCCCTAGCTTCAGAGCCTACtccttttttcttaattgacAACTTATCTGCTTTTGACTTTTCATCATGTTCATCAACTCTGGACCTGGCAAGTGCAGGTCAAAAGTCTTAGGGCCACGATCCTCATTAAGTTCACCAGGTtcccaaaaaatgaaaatgaatgcAGCTACTTGTCGAGTTATGCAAAATTTATCACCAAGTATTCAATCAATTTATCCTTGTCAGTGAGAATGGCAAATATAGCCAATGGAGCAAACAGGTTTGTTAAAGAGATGCAACGGAAAGGGAAAATGTTGAATTCCCTTATCAGCAATTTTCAGCACTGACAAGACTGACCAAATAAGCCCTTTACAAATTGGCATAAAAATATTAggtaaaattttttttcaacaatgGTAGCAAGAGAAAATGGATAATCCAGTGATACATATCCATCAGATAATGCTATCTGACCTTTTCACATCAACTCGAAGGACCTCGATtgggaaaaggaaaacataCACTAAACGTATAACAATCATACCTAGATGCAGGTGGAGATGTAGCACGCTTCTGAGAATCCGTACGCTCTGCTGATGCAAAGAAAAGATGAGATTAAATATTCAAGTCCAGTCAAGTAACCAAACTATGACTAATCAGATACTATCTAAAAATTCACTCACCATTGCGCAAGTCTTTCTTAGTTGGCTTGTCTCCAATCTCCTGCCTTTTTCTTAGTATCTGCTGACGCATTCGTGCATCGAAGCTGAGCTCATCTTCATCGCTATGATCAGGAGAGTCAGAAGTTCCAGCACCTAAATCTTCTTTATGCTGTTTCTTTGCAAGAGCTTCCCTCACCATTAACTGTGATTCCCTTGATTTCTGCTCTTCAGCTGAGTTCTGCAAAAGATAAGTTGCACCAGATTTGCAAGgattaaattattgtaattgAGAACACTGCATGTGCACTTGAATCTCCATGATAAAAATGTGAGACATCCAACTTAAGTACCCCAAAGGCAGAGAAATGAGAATAGTAAAACAAagtattaagaaataaattagattCTCTAACCAGAAGATTGAGAAGCCCTCCATTCAAGATTTGGCATTGCACTACAGTTAGctaatatgaatatatgagAATGCTCTTAATCATTAAAGTTAACAATTTGGTGCACGTTTAACATTTAAATTCGTACCCTCCGGATCTTATATTCTCAAGcactgaaaagaaaattattggCAGCATAAAGCTTGGAGAAATACTAAATTCAAAGATTCTACCAACACTATAACATCATTACCAAATCTTTTTCAAGGCCATCTTTTAGGAGCCGGGGatcattcaaaacatcatgACTACTTTTTATTCTAGGATTGGCAGCTAAAAGTTCCTTCTCCTCTTCTTCAGCTTCGTCCCCAAATGAAAGCAAGCTCAGTTTTCTGTACAATAGATCatataaaacatattatattaCAACATACAGAGTAGAAAAGGAACTGCTGAGATCATTATTACGTTCCTCATTGAGGATCAATAAACCTACTTGATAGCCTTCTGCTTTGGCTCTTTCTTTTCAGATAGTAGTGAAGACTTTGTAGAGATTACCCTTGGGACCATGTCATCAAATGGATTCCATAGCACCTGAAGCAGAGTTGCAAAAAAGTTACGCAACTGAACAAAGTCACACAATTAAACAAAGAAGCTTCACCAAGACAAACTAATACCTCAGCAGAAAGAATCTTAGGAAGAGGGTCCAGCGGCctatcatttttatcacaCTCTACTTCACTTAAGGTTAACAGGTTATATATTGAATCTCCAGTTATCTGTTAAAAAACAATCGGATTAACTGTCAATGCAAGATGGTATGTATCAGAATGTGAGTAATACATGAAGGAGCATACATTACCTTTCCGAAAATTGTATGCTTCTTGTCAAGCCAGTCACAACGATCCAATGTTATAAAGAACTGGCTGCCATTTGAATTGGGTGTGTCAGGCTTATTTGCACATGCAACCAAACCCCTGTGCTTAAATCGTAGACGAGAATGAAACTCATCTGAAAACCCACCACCATAAATACTCTCACCACCTGtcacataaaatatgcatACTTGTCAATTCATTTCAAAGCATAAGGTCACAAAAAAATTCGGATCAAAGAGCCACACATCAtgtcaaataaatcatgtttcTCAGCTTCTATCTCAAAAGCCATACTATAACAAATAACAAGACGCTGGGGAACACATATTTAACGTCATGTTATCAAATAACTTTCAGGATAACAAACAACACAGAACACTCCTCATATGTAATAAGGCCACGAAAAGTGAGTTGCATATACAGTATACTGTATACTCCTAATTCATACGTATCCCTGATACCGAAGTTCTCAATAGGCCAACcactcaaaaaataaaaaagtaaaaacaaccAAGTCCAGAACGTATCCATACGTCATTCCAACGTTGCTTAAAGATTGCTAATGATACACAACCAACATTGAAGAACCGACTAGCACTGCAAGTCTGCAATATGCATAAACTAGCATACCTAAATTCGAGTTCAAACAAAGTGCACACTGATATCTTCACATTAAAACTTCCAACAACTACCAATCGTTCTCTTCCCTGTCCATACCAAATTTAAACAACACATTCCAGCTCAGAACTTCACACAAACAGTTAATATACAAATCATATCCAAACTCCGAGTTCAAACAAAACGCACTTTAACACTGTTAGCTGCCCATCATTCCCTTCCATCTCCATCACCAAATTCAAACAACGCATTTCAGCTCAAAATTTCACACAAACAGCTCATAAtatcaaaaaacaaaaactcgAACTAATTTGTACCTTCTCCAGTTCCGGTGGGATCACCTCCTTGAATAAGAAACGACTTGATCACGCGGTGAAAAATAGTGTTGTCGTAGTATCCATCGAGGCACAGCTGCACGAAGTTGCGGACGGCCTTCGGCGCCTCCTTTGGCCACAGCTCGATGTCAAGGGGCCCCTTCGACGTCGTCAATATCACCTTCCCTTTCGTCGGCGGTTCCAACACGTACACCGTCGACATTGTTGGTTAGTTCCCAGTTGAACTGTCAATGGTAGAATTTCTCCGATTCAATTGGCGTCGGCGGTGTGCTGAATTTGTGATTGAATGGCAAACCCCCCTTTTCTAGGGTTCAAATTGGGGAGGCTTATATCAGAAATTGAAATTCTGGTTCGAAACGACGGCGCTCCGGGAAGTTTTGGGCTATTGCATGACTACCCCTCAATAAGTTGATAAATTCAATTCTCCCCgtatttttctctcatttgcTATTTCACTccattattttatagtttagttcgaaaaatcatgaaatttgatcaaattttaattcatctgtaattttaaaaatcagtcAAAATAAGCATGAAATTTGGAACTTTTCACAATTATTCCAcgatgaaaaaattatattgcTTTCGTGCAATATATTATAGATTTTTTTCCCTCAAACGATATTGTTTTCTACTATGTAAATAGACGATATCGTTTAATTCACAAGTAATTGATGTTTGCATGCGATCTTTCGGCTACCTTATCAGCTGCGATATGTCGATATCATCAAGAAAATTGGTTATGAGATAATTGCcaacaaattgaaattttacgtattaaaaaaagtgagtcCCTCACAAATAACTTGGAGAATCATATAATATACCTACATTAAGatttcaaattgattttgCCAATTAGATATAGGTGCTCTTaggttaaaattataaataaataaaaacatgctACATCTCTGCATTGGAATATCGATATTCCTTTCTTCggattaaagagaaaaaaaaaaggatgatTCCAaattctaaaaagaaaagcataTATACAAAGAAAGGTAGTATAaagtgaaggagaaaaagCTTGGATAACATATCtggataatgacattttttaaatattataatacagtacatttctgaaaatgaatatacatTTTCAAGGGTATTTGTatgtaaattattatactcttttttatttctgattTTGCATATAAACACTTAAATTTAActgtaaattaataaatactcctattaatttGTTCTAATTTTGTAACTGATCAAGATTTCAGTGATAAAATGGCGTGATCACTTATCTATGGGACACCCCCGAACGTCAATAAAAACGACGTAATATTAATTTGCTATATATCCTTCTATTGCGTTCTGCATCTCATTCTTTCCATTGCATCTCATTCTCTCTGGCTATAAACCTCTAAcgaacaattaaaattatttaatttagtataataTGACGTAGTTTTGTTGCGTCCAATGTGATATGATCGTTCGATAATACTATATTGGCATCTTGAATAAATCTATAATTTGATcatttacacatttttttaaaatcagtaTACAAAACTAGAATTTAATGtaacttcaaaatttataaataatactagtacataATACTCCTTACTCATACTAgctatctataaatatacacaCTTCCTAGCCTCCACACACCAATACACTTCAACTCTAGCAACAAAATTTGAGGAGAAAAGGAAACCTACAATAATTCTTGCTCCCatggaaataaaaatgtcGATTTTTCTTCTCTCGCTATTGCTTCTAGCTTCAAAATCCGAAGGTCAGGATAACATCGCCCCATCAAGTTCGTCATGCATTAGCCACTGCGACACCTGCCCCGTCGTATGCTCGCCGCCACATTCGCCAAAACACCACCACTCGCCACCGGCTCATCCTTTGCCCGATGAGGGCGACGAGAGCGCTCGGGCACCTCCGGCCGAGCCAACCATGGTGCAGCAGAATTTTTCCAACCCTTACTACTACTTCTACACATCAAAAGCTGCAATTGGAGCTTTTCATCCTCTTCAAGcctttcatatttttgtgttgttgtgtttttattttatgttgtaAATTACTTGAATTTGTGTTTGTTGAAAATGTTTCAAGGAAATAAAAGctactagtaatttttatttccactCGGTCTCTTCCCATGGCCCTTTGAAAATTAGATGGAAAGAGATcataaagtttgaatttatttattttttggggtTAAATTGGATATGGTTGCAAGAAAATTATACTTAAAGACGTGATTGAGTATGAGTTAAACAATGTCATCTATTCATAAAGAAAACGACAATGTTTGGAAAACGTCAACAAGAGAACATGTAAGCGAGGTAATTTTTTCCTCGGTTGaataattgcaaataaatCCAAACTTTATATACTATTCCATGTAAATTTTAAGTTGCGAGACGGACcataatttgatcaaatttgatgatttcGCCGGTCATTTCCacaaataaaccaaaacactAACTATAGTACCCCCTCAGTCCTAACTAAGTTTATTAGGACATTTCAACAAAGTTTAGCATTTCCTTTGTtgtttacataaaataaaacatcaaatcacttttattttatttcaagggagtatttttttttcaaggaCTAAAACACAATTTCACAAACATTGCAAGACAAAGCTACCTTTTCTCCTAAATTGCAAAAACACCCCCTATACTCTTGAAAATAAGATGCAGACCCAGAGAAATCTCACCAAAAAATCAGATAAAATCTCAGTTTCCAGATCTCTAAAATACTCCGATCAAATTCAGGGCTTTAAGAATGACGGCAATGGCGTCGCCCGATTCTGCGGCGAACGGCGACGTATCGGCGGAGATGTCGAATCTCTTCCCCCTCGCCTCCGCCGCGCAGCAGCCTTACGTCTCCGAGCTCCTCTCCTTCACTCTCGATCGTCTCCATAAGGTATTCGTCTGGCAATGCTTAATTCGTGTCTTCAGATTAGAAATTTTCGGTAGTGATGGTGATATTATTGTCGAAGGAACCGGAATTGCTCAGAGTAGATGCGGAGAGGATACGGCGGCAGATGCAGGAGGTGGCGGTGGGGAACTATCGCGCATTCATAGCGGCGGCGGATGCGTTGCTCGAGATCCGCGAGGAGGTTTCTTCGATTGACAAGCATCTCGAGTCTCTGGTAATTGTGGTTTTCGTTTTTATAATCTGATCCGATCTCATAGTTATTGAGCTGGCATTGCAGCTATTGCCACTGCGAACTGTAAATTATAAGCTGTTGGGGCAGATATGGAGTGAGAATGGAGAATAAGATAGCAAGTATGCTGTAAATTGTGTATTTTGAGGTTGAATTAGCTCTGTTACTAATCAAAGGAAAACATGGAGTACCTAGAAATCTTAGGAGCCAAATGCCAAGACGTGATTTCtcgtctattttttgtggatcaTGTATATGTTGGAGCAGTTAGCTATGAAAAGTTATGCCTGGATGAAAGTTTAGGATGCATATACTAGGATAGTTTAAGCCTAAATGTCACATTTATTGCACACATACAAGCTACATGTTGTTGGCGATGATCATGCTATTTTAATATGAGCTGAACTTAGGAGATCTTTCTAGACGAAGTTgaagtattagtatt
The genomic region above belongs to Salvia hispanica cultivar TCC Black 2014 chromosome 3, UniMelb_Shisp_WGS_1.0, whole genome shotgun sequence and contains:
- the LOC125216403 gene encoding peptidyl-prolyl cis-trans isomerase CYP57 isoform X2, whose protein sequence is MSTVYVLEPPTKGKVILTTSKGPLDIELWPKEAPKAVRNFVQLCLDGYYDNTIFHRVIKSFLIQGGDPTGTGEGGESIYGGGFSDEFHSRLRFKHRGLVACANKPDTPNSNGSQFFITLDRCDWLDKKHTIFGKITGDSIYNLLTLSEVECDKNDRPLDPLPKILSAEVLWNPFDDMVPRVISTKSSLLSEKKEPKQKAIKKLSLLSFGDEAEEEEKELLAANPRIKSSHDVLNDPRLLKDGLEKDLNSAEEQKSRESQLMVREALAKKQHKEDLGAGTSDSPDHSDEDELSFDARMRQQILRKRQEIGDKPTKKDLRNERTDSQKRATSPPASRSRVDEHDEKSKADKLSIKKKGVGSEARAERLDNADADLQLLGEAERSRQLHKQKKRRRQGHEEDVLAKLENFKSAFSTKFKGSNGDDTGAKDEDVSGWMGVELKFAPEPGKNNMSRSNDPNDYVVHDPLLEKGKEKFNKMLAKEKRKQREWAGKSLT
- the LOC125216403 gene encoding peptidyl-prolyl cis-trans isomerase CYP57 isoform X1, translated to MSTVYVLEPPTKGKVILTTSKGPLDIELWPKEAPKAVRNFVQLCLDGYYDNTIFHRVIKSFLIQGGDPTGTGEGGESIYGGGFSDEFHSRLRFKHRGLVACANKPDTPNSNGSQFFITLDRCDWLDKKHTIFGKITGDSIYNLLTLSEVECDKNDRPLDPLPKILSAEVLWNPFDDMVPRVISTKSSLLSEKKEPKQKAIKKLSLLSFGDEAEEEEKELLAANPRIKSSHDVLNDPRLLKDGLEKDLNSAEEQKSRESQLMVREALAKKQHKEDLGAGTSDSPDHSDEDELSFDARMRQQILRKRQEIGDKPTKKDLRNAERTDSQKRATSPPASRSRVDEHDEKSKADKLSIKKKGVGSEARAERLDNADADLQLLGEAERSRQLHKQKKRRRQGHEEDVLAKLENFKSAFSTKFKGSNGDDTGAKDEDVSGWMGVELKFAPEPGKNNMSRSNDPNDYVVHDPLLEKGKEKFNKMLAKEKRKQREWAGKSLT